The nucleotide sequence GGCAGTTACTGCTTTAAATGCTTTCATCGAATGCCCTTTCTAGTAACCAATGGTGAAACGTTGTTTAAGGTGCAGGGATTTTTCCAGTTCATCCACCATGGCGACAGCATAGTCGGCGGTGGAAATTCGGCTTTCGTTTTTTGCATCAAAGACCGGATTGTCTTTTCCCAGACGGAACTTGCCGGTGCGAGGCCCTGGTTCGATCATCAGTGCCGGACTGAAGAAGGTCCAATCCAGATCGTTCTGGGTGCGGATGAAGTTCAGAATCTCGCGCGTGGCGCGTGCGCCGTCTTTCCATTCCGCGGGGAACTGAGGCGTATCCACCAACTGCACTCCCGGAGAAATCTCCAAAGACCCGGCCCCACCCACAATCAGCAGACGTTTGATGCCAGCTTTTTTCGTTGCGGCTGCATAGGATTTGGCGCCAGTCACACTCATGTCAGTTCCTGGATTATAGGCACTCACAACAGCGTCCTGACCCTTCAGAATTTCAGCCAGCTTGTCCGTGTCAGTGACATCGGCTTTTTTCACCAGCAGATTTTCGCGGGATTTGATTTTTTCGGGATTTCTGACAATGGCGGTGACTTTGTGTCCGCGGCTTAGCAGTTCTTCCAAAATGTCGGTTCCGATAAATCCGGAAGCTCCGATCAGTGCTACATTCATGGTTTTCTCCTTTGTTAGTAACCATATTTGTTACAGTTTAATGCAAAAAAACAGAAGCCCTAGTCGACCTTGTGAACCAGATCCGAAAGCTTCGTCTGCTTCAGCTGATCTGCCACGCAGTCATTCACTTCCGAAAATACCGGCGTCAGCAGCTTCGCCATGCTGGTGCTGACAGGACATCTTGTATTGGGCCGGTTCGGGTTGAAAGCAAATACGTCGGATTCACCAACGGCCTGATAAATGTCACGCAGGGTGATCTTCTCTGCCGGTCGGGCCAGTTCGACTCCGCCGCCTTTTCCCTGATGACAAGTCAGCAGACCCGCTTTGGAAAGCTCGGCCATCAGACGGCGCACCACCACCGGATTGGTGTTGACGCTTCCCGCCACAATGTCGCTCTTCAGAAGCTCCCCATTGGGGGCATCGTGAGCTACCAGGGTCATAATATGAGTCGCAACTGCGAATCTGCTATTAGCTGCCATACTGTAACTATATTAGTTTCATTTAAGCCCGTCAAGAGGTCATTTATCAGCCCCCGCGGTTGAGGGGCATCCCTGTTGATTTTTTACCTGGGACCTGATTATCTGTCCCATATGGAAACAAAATACTTATCAGGTTTCGGAAATCACTTTTCCACAGAAGCTCGCCCGAACTCTTTGCCTCAGGACCAGAACTCTCCACAAAAGGCCCCGGCGGGTCTTTACCCTGAACAGCTTAGCGGCACGGCCTTTACAGCTCCTCGTCATTCCAATATGTTTTCCTGGCTGTATCGCATCCGCCCGTCCGTGATGCACAAGCCTTTTGCTCCGTTGAAGGATCTGACTTCCAAAACCTTCTTCAAGCCTCAGCACATCAATCCCAATCAAATGCGCTGGAATCCGCTGGCTGAAACTTCCGCGAAGCAGGATTTCGTGGAAGGCATCCGCACGGTGTGTGGCACAGGCTCTGTGCACGAACAACGTGGTTTGAATGCGCATCTTTATTCCTTCAACAAGTCCATGGACACGCGTTACTTCATGAATGCCGATGGTGACTTCCTGCTGGTTCCTCAAAAAGGTTCTTTGCATGTGAAAACCGAAATGGGCTTTATGGAAGTTGAACCCGGCGAAATCGCACTGGTTCCCCGTGGAATGAAGTTCCAGGTGAATCCACTGAAAGAAGGCACCACTTGCACTGGTTATATCGGTGAAAACTTTGGTGCGGCATTCAGACTGCCGGATCTGGGCCCGATTGGCGCCAACGGCCTTGCACACCGTCGTCACTTCCTGACTCCGGTGGCGGCGTTCGAAGACAAAGAAGGAAAGTTTGAACTGGTCGGCAAATTTGCCGGCGAACTGTGGGGCGCTGAAATCGGTCACTCGCCACTGGATGTGGTTGCATGGCATGGAAACTTTGTTCCATTCAAGTATGACCTACGCAAATTTAACACCATCAACACTGTCAGCTATGATCATCCAGATCCATCCATCTTCACTGTGCTGACTTCACCAAGTGAAGTTCCGGGCACCGCGAACGTGGACTTTGCGATCTTCCCGCCACGCTGGATGGTGGGTGAACACACCTTCCGCCCGCCGTACTTCCACCGCAACTGCATGAGCGAATACATGGGTTTGATCTATGGCGAATACGACGCGAAAACCGCTGGGGGCTTTGTTCCTGGCGGCGGCAGCCTGCACAACTTCTATTCCGCTCACGGGCCGGATGTGGATGCATTTGAAAAAGCCAGCAACGCGGATTTGAAACCGCACAAAATCGAAGCCACCATGGCCTTTATGTTTGAATCCCGTTCACCATATATGGTGACGGACTTCGCGATGGGAAAAGACTTCCTGCAGGACGACTATCAGAACTGCTGGCAGGGTTTTAAGAAATACTTCAAATAAAGAAAAAGCCGGGGCAACCCGGCTTTTTTATTTCATTCGGGCGTGAAAAATACGCGTGTCGTATTCAATCCGCACCATTCCGTTTTTCTGATATTTATCGAAGATCGCTTCCAATTCGGCTTTCATCGCGGGATACGCTGCACTGTCCATCTGAGGCATGTACGAAGAAGACAACAACCGCCCCAGCAATCCTGCGAAATCCAGATCCTGATAATTGAAAATCACATGCTCATTGTAGGCACCCAGAAAACTTTCAATCTGCGCCTGATCGATATTGTTGTGACGAACCTGCTTATAATCTGAACCATAGTTCGCAATCAGTGCTTCATAGTCCACGTTAAATCCCGTGCCCGTCATACGACGATCATTCCAGATCAACGCCGCCGTTCCCGGCGATTTCAGAATGCGTTTGAACTCTTTCTGCGTCGCCACCGGCTCAAACCAGTGAAAGGCTTGAGCGGCAATCACGAAATCCACGCTGTCGGCAGGCAGCCCGGTGTTTTCCGATGAACCGTTCACACTGTGAAAGTCAGGATAACCCACCAGCGTCTTTTCAGCAGCAGCCCGCATTTTGGCGTTGGGCTCTACACCGTAAACTTTGTTTCCGTTGTCCAAAAAGATCTCGGTCGAAATCCCCGTCCCCGAACCCACATCAGCCACCGCCATGTCCGGCCTTAACCCCAATTGGTCGATGAAAAACTTAAGCAGTTCGGAGGGATACGAGGGTCGAAACTTGACGTAGTTATCAACCCGGTCACTAAAGCGTTGAGTCGGTTTGAAATCCATATCTGAACTATACCGCAACGCTTCGGAAAAGTAAGCAGGTACCTTTTAGTTGGGGTTGATGATGTCCATTTTCTTTTGGATTTTAACGGGCGTCATATGGCCGTTGCCGGATTCGGTGTACCCGATCAACTCGACAGTGGCTGTGACTTTTTCAGGGCTGCCGATTGGCAAGCCGCCGCACTTGATCGGACAAGTCAGATCAAGAATTTCGTTGTTGGTCATGCGCACCGGAATACCAATGGCATCCAGCTGATAGTCAGAATAAGTGCAGGTGTAAGAACGAATTGAGGACTTGAAGGTGACCTGAATCATTGCCGGCGCAAAAAATTCCCCACTGCGGTTGGCGATACGAATCTGTGGAATATCAATGTACGGAGAAGCAATATCACGACGATTTGATCCGTCCTGATAAGCCATGCAGCTGATGGACGTGGAATGAATGACGAAGGCCTCTTTTTGCACCGTCATTTCCACGGCGGCTTGAGTTGTCATGGCAAACAAAAACACCAAAGCGCTGGCGGCTTTTTTCATAATTCCTCCTTGAATACAAAAAGGATACGCCCTGCAGACCGTGACCGCAAAACTTCAGACTTTTAAGTGATCCAGAGGATTCGGCGTAGTACTTAGGACTCTTCAGAAGGAAGATACACCCATTCGCCCACGCCATTTTTCAGACAGAAGACTTTCACGCGCTCTTCAAACCACGACCCCAGATTCACCGAGCGCACGGAGTGCCCGTTGATGGCTTCGGTGTGATCGTCAAACACGTGCATGTGTCCAGAGACAATCAGATCAAAAGGCTTTTCCGCATAGGCTACCGGAGTGTGCTTGCGAATCATCGTGATCAGCTCACCTTCATTGGACACACGATAATGTCCACTGCGTTCGCGGCTTTTTTTGCTGGCTTTGTTTCCGATGTGATCCCAGAACTTACCCGGCAGAATATTTCCCAGTGGTTTGATATAGGGATTGCGAATGATGCTGCGGTATTTAAGATACTTCTCGTCATTCATATTGATCAGATCCCCGTGCTCACAACGCACACGAACCCCGTCGATCAGATAATACTGAGCCTCGACAAAAACTTCGATCCCCAGACGTTTTTGGAAGTAACCCTCCACGTGAACATCGTGGTTTCCTTCGATGAACGTGATCCGGGCCCCGGCTTTGCGAAGGTCTCCCAGTGTCTGCATCAAAGGTTCGAATTTTTTGGCGAAATAGGTATGACCACCCACCCACAGATCGAAGATATCCCCGAGCATGAAAAGGTGAACTTGCTGCGGATTGCCCGCCAGCAAAGAACGCAAAAAGCGCAACAGGATTTTCCCATTGCGCTCTTCAGCGGTTTTCAAGTGAATGTCGGATATGAACCAGGCTTCCACTATTCTTTATTCAGATCGAATCCTTGTTTCTTGCGGATAAAGGCAGGAACTTCAAGATTCTGGCTGGAGAACGGAGAGCTCAGGACTTCACGAGCCATGCGGCGCGCTTCTTCCAAAGACTGCTGTTCGTGATCCACATTCATGGACAGCTGTTCCGGGTTATTGTGCTTGGATTTCAAGTCCTGGCTTTCTTTGAAAGCGCGGGCTTTAGCCAGCAACATGTCACGCGGGGACAAAGATGATTCCACTTGCGGCTGGATCGGGGTTGCAACTTCCTGTTGTGCAGGAACCTGCTGAGCCTGAACCGGCATCTGAGGCATCATGTTTTGTGCTGCCTGCTGAGCCATCTGTGGAGTCACGGCAGCTACAGGGGGAACAACCACAGTCTCAGTAACCTGAGGAGCTGCCTCTGTCTGCTGTGGTTGAAGCGTAAAAGACTGAACCTGAGTCTGAACCGCAGTGATCGGCGGAAGTTCAACCGCTGGCATCTGAGGCATAACTGGCATTTGTGGCATAGTCGGCATAACCGGCATTTGCGGGTACTGAGGCATTTGTGGCATCTGCGGCATTACCGGCATCTGTGGCATTTGAGCCATCTGTTGCGGCATTTGCGGCATCTGCATGTTCATGCCACCGAAGTGAGCTGCGTTCTGGTTCAGGAAATTCTGCATTTGATTAACCTGAGCCATGTCGTTCACAAGCTTCACGTCGTGAGCATCGAAACCAGTTGCGATCACAGTCACACGAACTTCATCGCCCATGCTTTCATCGATAACCGCACCGAAGATGATTTCTGCATCTTCATGAGCCGCTTCAGTGATCAGAGTGGAAGCTTCGTTCACTTCATACAAAGAAAGGTCAGAACCACCAGTTACGTTGATGATGATGCCAGTAGCGCCATCGATCTTCACATTTTCCAGCAATGGAGAAGAGATCGCCGCAGTAGCCGCTTCAACCGCACGGTTGTCACCTTTAGCTGCGCCAGTACCCATGATTGCAATGCCTTTGGAGGACATAACAGTGCGGATATCTGCGAAGTCCAGATTGATAAGACCGCGGATGTTGATCAGATCAGAGATACCTTTAACAGCCTGAAGAAGAACTTCGTCCGCTTTTTTGAAGGTTTCCAGAAGCGGAGTTCTTTCCGCCGCGATGGAAAGAAGTTTCTGATTCGGGATCACGATCAGAGTGTCCACGTTTTCTTTCAGTTCAGACAGACCGCCTTCAGCGTGTTTGCCGCGTTTTTTTCCTTCGAACAGGAAGGGTTTGGTAACAACACCGATAGTCAGTGCGCCAAGCTCACGCGCAATCTTCGCGACGATCGGAGCGCCACCAGTCCCAGTTCCGCCACCCATACCCGCAGTGACGAAGACCATGTCGGAGCCTTCCAATTTTTCAACGATTTCATTGTAGGACTCGATCGCAGCTCTGCGACCCACATCCGGATTTGCACCCGCGCCAAGACCTTTTGTAAGGTCAAGACCCAACTGGATCTTATTCGGAGATTTGCTGGCGTTCAGGGCCTGGATATCTGTATTGGCAACGATGAATTCAACACCGTTCATGCCGGATTCGATCATTGTGGCAACTGCGTTGCTGCCGCCACCGCCGACGCCCACTACTTTAATATTTGCACCAATATTGATATTTTCTTCCAATTCAAACATTTGATCCTCCCCACAGAATCATCCGCCGTCGCCGAGGCTTGGGCGAACTCAGGCTATAAATTTAAAAAATCTGTCCAAAAAATTCTTTGATCTTCTTGGTGATCCCGTCCAGCGATTCACCAATGTTCACTTCCTGTTGCTGTTGGTGCGTTTGAAGCAGATCTTTTCTCTGCCCCAATGCATACTGCAACAGTCCAACAGCGGCGGAGAATTCTCCAGACTTCACCACATCCGTCAGACCACCGATTTCACGAGGTGCCCCTCTGCGAACCGGAATATCAAAGATAAACTCTCCCATCTCGATCAGACCATCCAGGTTGCTTGCGCCCCCTGTAAGAACAATCCCGCCACCAAGCATTGGCATCAGGCCGCTCATACGAATGTCATTGGCAATCAGGTTCAGAGTCTCCTCTGCACGAGCTTCGATAACATCCGCAAGGTCCTTGCGAGGAATCACGCGGGATTTTCTTCCGCCGACACCCTCGACCTCAACAGTTTCATTTTCATTCACCATAGAAGCCATGGCACAACCATGCTTCTTTTTCAGCTCTTCCGCCGCGAACTGCGGAGTTCTCAACCCCACCGCCACGTCGTGAGTGAAGTGCTGGCCACCCACTGGAATTACAGAGGAGTGAGCCACACTGCCGTTGACGAAGTAAAGGGCGTTACAAGCGCCGCCACCCATATCAACCACGCACACACCCAGATTCTTTTCATCGTTGGACATCACCGCAGTAGCGGATGCCAGCTGGGAAAGAACCAGGCCTGCGATTTTCAAACCGGCTTTTTCAACACATTTTACTGTATTATTGATAGCACTCTGACCACCGGTCACGATGTGCACATTGGCTTCCAAGCGGATGCCGGACATGCCGATAGGATCTGTGATCCCGTCCTGGCCGTCGACTTTGAATTCTCTTGGAAGTACGTGAAGAACAGAACGATCCGTTGGAACCGCCACTGCCTTGGCAGCTTCGATAACACGGTCAATTTCAGAGGCAGTGACTTCGCGGTTCTTGATCGCGACCATGCCCTTGGAATCAAATGAAGAAATGTGCGAACCAGCAACACCCACCCACACTTCGGATACGGTGTAACCGGACATCAATTCTGCTTCTTCTTTGGCTTTTCTAATGGAATCAGTCGTGGCTTCGATATTGACTACGACACCCTGGCGGATCCCTGTATTGGGAGCGGTGCCCACGCCTGCGACTTCGATTTTTCCTTCGGGATTAACTGTGCCGATGACAAAAGAGACCTTGGTAGAACCAATGTCCAAGCCAGCCAATACCGGAGCTTTGGGTTTTGATGTACTCATCCTTAAGTCCTCACGGATGCCTAAACTATAAAAGTTTCAGGAAAGACCACCCGTTAAAATCATTTTAAGGGGCTTCTAAGGGGGCATCTACCCGACTTTGATCGGTCTTCCAGACTTAAGCTTAGGGATCCTTACGCAACCTGACAAGGACTTTCTTTGACAGATTCGCGTCTATGACGCGCGCGTCAAACTGGCGGGATTCGAGATAATCGACGACTTGGCTGACTCGTGCAGACTTCAAAGACACTTGGTCTTCGCCCATCTTCACCTGGATTCCAGTTTTGATCATGGTCATCCAGAAGCCTTCTTTATTGTCGTAACGAATTTCAGAAATTGTTTTTCTGCTGAACGATCCTTCAGCAGGAATTTGTTCAACCACATCAACAGCCTTCTTGCGAAGTTCTGTTTTTTTCACAAAGCCTTCTCCATCAAGCAGCACAACATCCGGAGCCTGCTTGCTTTCAACCGGATCCAGGAAAGTTCCATCTTTAATAATAGGAACAAGCTTTCCACCTTTGGCCATGAACAGAAGCTTCACCTCATGCGGGCGCACGCGCACAGACAAAGTCGTCGGCCAGCTTCTTTTGATATTCAAACCATCCACCCAGTTCAGGGCGTCGACTTCACGGGATACTTTTTTAAGTTTGATATTCCAAAGAGAAACGCCTTTGTATCGGGCAAGACTTGCCTCCAGGCGATCGACGTGAGGACGTAAAAACTGCTCCTGCCCCGCGGGTGGATTTTCAAGCACAACCTCGACCGAACTGATATTGAAAAAGCCATTTTCATTCAGATAAAAAAGCGTTCCCGCAAGTGCTGCAGGCAGAACAATGAATCCAAAGATAAGTTTTAAAACGAGCTTCTTCACAGTCGGAAATCCTCTGCTGTCGTGAATTTTAGATTAGCAACAAGATCGCCAACAATGAAACGCTGTCCGCAAAACAAGACCAAGGTCTTTCACTGGACCTTGATGCTCTTACCTTTTCCGCCCGCAACAAAACAAGCTTTAGTCCGTATTGTTTTCGACCTCATTACCGATAGATAGCAAGCGAAGGAGACTCTATGAAATTTGGCAGCAAGGTAATTTTAAATGTCGCAATATCCTGCGTGGTCTGCACTCTGGCCGCCGTCGGAATCTCCTCCTCCAAGATCCATGAACAGGGACGCGATCAACTGGTCGACAAATCCCAGGCTATTCTTTCCCGCCTTGAATCCATGCGCGGCTATGTCGCCATCTCTGGAAACCTGAAAGAAGACTTCACCGCCGCCGTGGAAAAATACCCGGATGGAAATCTTCCAGAAGATGTGCGCAAACAACTGCTGCGCAAAGTTCCCATCGTGGCCTCGATGGCCGTGGGTTTTGAGAACGCCGACAAAGACGGCTATAAGTTCCGCGTTTTCACTGCAGCCCCGCGCCGCGATTCCAACAAAGCCACCGCCTCTGAACTGGAAATTCTGAAACGCTTTGAAGCCGATCCGGAATTAAAAGAAATTGTCGCCAGTGGGGATCATGACGTTGTTGTGTATCGTCCGGTGCGCCTGTCTGAAGCTCAAGGCTGTCTGCTATGCCACGGCCACCCTTCCAAAAGCCCATGGGGCAATGGCAAAGACATTCTGGGCTTCCCGATGGAAAACTGGGGCGACAATAAACTTCATGGCGTCTTTGCCGTCACCTCTTCCACGGATCGCGTGGCAGAAGCGGCCAACAACACAACTTACTCGATTCTTCT is from Bdellovibrio bacteriovorus str. Tiberius and encodes:
- a CDS encoding NAD(P)-dependent oxidoreductase; protein product: MNVALIGASGFIGTDILEELLSRGHKVTAIVRNPEKIKSRENLLVKKADVTDTDKLAEILKGQDAVVSAYNPGTDMSVTGAKSYAAATKKAGIKRLLIVGGAGSLEISPGVQLVDTPQFPAEWKDGARATREILNFIRTQNDLDWTFFSPALMIEPGPRTGKFRLGKDNPVFDAKNESRISTADYAVAMVDELEKSLHLKQRFTIGY
- a CDS encoding RrF2 family transcriptional regulator produces the protein MAANSRFAVATHIMTLVAHDAPNGELLKSDIVAGSVNTNPVVVRRLMAELSKAGLLTCHQGKGGGVELARPAEKITLRDIYQAVGESDVFAFNPNRPNTRCPVSTSMAKLLTPVFSEVNDCVADQLKQTKLSDLVHKVD
- the hmgA gene encoding homogentisate 1,2-dioxygenase encodes the protein METKYLSGFGNHFSTEARPNSLPQDQNSPQKAPAGLYPEQLSGTAFTAPRHSNMFSWLYRIRPSVMHKPFAPLKDLTSKTFFKPQHINPNQMRWNPLAETSAKQDFVEGIRTVCGTGSVHEQRGLNAHLYSFNKSMDTRYFMNADGDFLLVPQKGSLHVKTEMGFMEVEPGEIALVPRGMKFQVNPLKEGTTCTGYIGENFGAAFRLPDLGPIGANGLAHRRHFLTPVAAFEDKEGKFELVGKFAGELWGAEIGHSPLDVVAWHGNFVPFKYDLRKFNTINTVSYDHPDPSIFTVLTSPSEVPGTANVDFAIFPPRWMVGEHTFRPPYFHRNCMSEYMGLIYGEYDAKTAGGFVPGGGSLHNFYSAHGPDVDAFEKASNADLKPHKIEATMAFMFESRSPYMVTDFAMGKDFLQDDYQNCWQGFKKYFK
- a CDS encoding class I SAM-dependent methyltransferase — translated: MDFKPTQRFSDRVDNYVKFRPSYPSELLKFFIDQLGLRPDMAVADVGSGTGISTEIFLDNGNKVYGVEPNAKMRAAAEKTLVGYPDFHSVNGSSENTGLPADSVDFVIAAQAFHWFEPVATQKEFKRILKSPGTAALIWNDRRMTGTGFNVDYEALIANYGSDYKQVRHNNIDQAQIESFLGAYNEHVIFNYQDLDFAGLLGRLLSSSYMPQMDSAAYPAMKAELEAIFDKYQKNGMVRIEYDTRIFHARMK
- a CDS encoding UDP-2,3-diacylglucosamine diphosphatase translates to MEAWFISDIHLKTAEERNGKILLRFLRSLLAGNPQQVHLFMLGDIFDLWVGGHTYFAKKFEPLMQTLGDLRKAGARITFIEGNHDVHVEGYFQKRLGIEVFVEAQYYLIDGVRVRCEHGDLINMNDEKYLKYRSIIRNPYIKPLGNILPGKFWDHIGNKASKKSRERSGHYRVSNEGELITMIRKHTPVAYAEKPFDLIVSGHMHVFDDHTEAINGHSVRSVNLGSWFEERVKVFCLKNGVGEWVYLPSEES
- the ftsA gene encoding cell division protein FtsA, which translates into the protein MSTSKPKAPVLAGLDIGSTKVSFVIGTVNPEGKIEVAGVGTAPNTGIRQGVVVNIEATTDSIRKAKEEAELMSGYTVSEVWVGVAGSHISSFDSKGMVAIKNREVTASEIDRVIEAAKAVAVPTDRSVLHVLPREFKVDGQDGITDPIGMSGIRLEANVHIVTGGQSAINNTVKCVEKAGLKIAGLVLSQLASATAVMSNDEKNLGVCVVDMGGGACNALYFVNGSVAHSSVIPVGGQHFTHDVAVGLRTPQFAAEELKKKHGCAMASMVNENETVEVEGVGGRKSRVIPRKDLADVIEARAEETLNLIANDIRMSGLMPMLGGGIVLTGGASNLDGLIEMGEFIFDIPVRRGAPREIGGLTDVVKSGEFSAAVGLLQYALGQRKDLLQTHQQQQEVNIGESLDGITKKIKEFFGQIF
- a CDS encoding cell division protein FtsQ/DivIB produces the protein MKKLVLKLIFGFIVLPAALAGTLFYLNENGFFNISSVEVVLENPPAGQEQFLRPHVDRLEASLARYKGVSLWNIKLKKVSREVDALNWVDGLNIKRSWPTTLSVRVRPHEVKLLFMAKGGKLVPIIKDGTFLDPVESKQAPDVVLLDGEGFVKKTELRKKAVDVVEQIPAEGSFSRKTISEIRYDNKEGFWMTMIKTGIQVKMGEDQVSLKSARVSQVVDYLESRQFDARVIDANLSKKVLVRLRKDP